The genomic region ACGAGAATTCTTAAGTTCCACGACCCCAAATATAAAGAAATAGTTATATTCAGATACCCTTATGAGAGAAAGGATTTCGTAAAACGCTGTATCGCAACCGCAGGAGATATTGTAGAAATAAAAGATAAAAAAGTATACGTAAATAATAAACTTTTAGAAGAACATTACACTAAATTTGACGACCCAACCGTTTATGAAAAGCTGCAATTAGAAGATTATCAATATCAACAAATATGGGAAAAAAGCGGTTTTATGAATGGCGGCGGAAACGTAAGAGATAATTTCGGTCCGGTAAAAGTTCCTAAAGATTGCATATTCGTTATGGGAGATAACAGGGATGCTTCATTCGATTCAAGGTTCTGGGGACCGCTTAATAAACGCTATTTGCTCGGCAAATCATTGATATTGTATTTTTCGTGGAATCAGAAACCGCCACTTTATAAAATTTGGGAGAAAGTAAGGTGGAACAGAATAGGTAGAATAGTCTGGGGGTAATATAGGGGCAATTTTTCCGCCTCTAAAAACAGGAGAGGATATGTTTCAGGATTTGATGCAAGAAACGTTTTTGGGTAATAAGCTATCAAGCTATATTACCTGCGCTATCAGCATTATTATCTTTATCCTTATTATAAGCATAACAAAGACGGTTATTTTTAAACGCCTTAAATCGTTCGCAAAACAAACCGCTACAACGGTAGATGATTTTTTAATCCGCCTTTTTGAAAAAACTTTAATTCCTTTGCTTTACTTTGGTGTTTTTTATGTTGGGGTAAGACATCTGACATTAGGCGCTAAAGTATTAAAAGACATTAAAGTCGTGGGAACCATATTTTTAACTGTTTGCGGGATTTTATTTTTGGCGGAATTAATAACTTATTCTCTAAAAACTCACTGGCTGAAAGGCGAAAAAGATACCACCAAAGAAAAAAGCCTCAAAGGAGTAGTTACGGTAATAAACGTAATCATCTGGGGACTTGGTATCGTTTTTCTGCTTGATAATCTTGGATTTAAAGTCTCAACGGTAGTCGCGGGATTGGGAATTGGCGGAGTAGCGGTAGCGCTTGCGGCACAAGCCGTTTTAGGCGATTTATTCAGCTATTTTGCCATTATACTTGATAAGCCGTTTGAAATCGGGGACTTCATTGCGGTTGATAACTACCAGGGAACTATTGAAAACATAGGCATAAAAACGACAAGAATAAAAAGCCTGAACGGGGAACAGTTGGTTTTTGCAAACAGCGACTTAACAAAATCAAGAGTCAGGAACTATAAAAAGATGGAGCAGCGAAGGATATCGTTTAAGTTTGGACTTGCTTATCAAACGACTACCCAACAATTAAAA from bacterium harbors:
- a CDS encoding mechanosensitive ion channel family protein, with amino-acid sequence MFQDLMQETFLGNKLSSYITCAISIIIFILIISITKTVIFKRLKSFAKQTATTVDDFLIRLFEKTLIPLLYFGVFYVGVRHLTLGAKVLKDIKVVGTIFLTVCGILFLAELITYSLKTHWLKGEKDTTKEKSLKGVVTVINVIIWGLGIVFLLDNLGFKVSTVVAGLGIGGVAVALAAQAVLGDLFSYFAIILDKPFEIGDFIAVDNYQGTIENIGIKTTRIKSLNGEQLVFANSDLTKSRVRNYKKMEQRRISFKFGLAYQTTTQQLKEIPVIIANIIKNIDGATFDRAHFSTYGDFSLGFEVVYYVKNNDYNKYMDIQQTINLTLKEEFEKRRIEFAYPTQTVYV
- the lepB gene encoding signal peptidase I yields the protein MKKTNTDNRPKNNKNAFNQWVKDLVYIVVVVVLIRAFIVQAYRIPSGSMEDSLLIGDHLFACKFLYGIRLPFSDTRILKFHDPKYKEIVIFRYPYERKDFVKRCIATAGDIVEIKDKKVYVNNKLLEEHYTKFDDPTVYEKLQLEDYQYQQIWEKSGFMNGGGNVRDNFGPVKVPKDCIFVMGDNRDASFDSRFWGPLNKRYLLGKSLILYFSWNQKPPLYKIWEKVRWNRIGRIVWG